Proteins found in one Vagococcus carniphilus genomic segment:
- a CDS encoding MFS transporter has product MKADSNKKFFLLYIGGVLVTLSQLKVVPIMTDLSDYLSKPISSLSWIMSIFTISGIFLAIPGGMIISKIGSKKLIVSLMGCLFLGNILGFFTSSYFILLITRAIEGISFSMIVMTGIVLINRWYDEDSRGVPTGLWGTFSAFGSMVAMNAFEPLVNKFGIKSPWLFLAILSLVMMLIYQFAFEDDSKFIENEPTIQKTETDVTLKEVTKNPLIWPLAIAQGCMAFVLFTLITLYPLIFKQHYELGTGISNFYTSLFGIFGVPFGVVAGYLIDKTKKDNLVLICSFIFMTISTIGLNFMGNNIASILQLFFMSASVMVASSSVMIIAPKIVKNSRMIGLSISFINLFYYLGVFFGTPIITKIVEKFSWPMAFNFLTVVSIISIVCSFIFTKKSKEGN; this is encoded by the coding sequence TTGAAAGCGGATTCAAACAAAAAATTTTTTTTACTTTATATTGGAGGTGTATTAGTTACTTTAAGTCAGTTGAAGGTTGTTCCGATAATGACTGATTTATCTGATTATCTATCTAAACCTATTTCAAGTTTATCCTGGATTATGTCTATTTTTACTATTTCAGGTATTTTCTTAGCTATTCCTGGTGGGATGATTATTAGTAAAATTGGATCAAAAAAACTCATTGTCTCATTAATGGGCTGCTTATTTTTAGGAAATATTCTAGGCTTTTTTACTTCAAGCTATTTTATTTTATTAATTACAAGAGCCATTGAAGGTATTTCATTTTCAATGATTGTTATGACAGGTATTGTTCTTATCAATCGATGGTACGATGAGGATAGTCGAGGTGTTCCAACCGGTCTTTGGGGAACTTTCTCAGCTTTCGGATCAATGGTTGCTATGAATGCTTTTGAACCATTAGTTAACAAATTTGGTATCAAATCCCCATGGCTTTTCTTAGCGATTCTCTCTTTAGTTATGATGCTTATTTATCAATTTGCTTTTGAAGATGATAGTAAGTTTATAGAGAATGAACCAACCATTCAAAAAACAGAAACAGATGTTACTTTAAAAGAAGTAACAAAAAACCCATTAATTTGGCCATTAGCAATCGCCCAAGGTTGTATGGCATTTGTTCTATTTACTCTCATTACCTTGTATCCTCTCATTTTTAAACAACATTATGAGTTAGGTACAGGTATTTCTAATTTCTATACTAGCTTATTCGGTATATTTGGTGTTCCATTTGGAGTTGTTGCAGGTTACTTAATTGATAAAACTAAAAAAGATAATTTAGTTCTAATTTGCTCATTTATTTTTATGACTATTTCTACAATTGGTCTAAATTTTATGGGTAATAATATCGCAAGTATCTTACAACTCTTCTTCATGTCAGCATCAGTAATGGTAGCTTCATCATCAGTTATGATTATTGCTCCAAAAATTGTTAAAAATAGTCGAATGATTGGTTTAAGTATATCTTTTATTAATCTTTTCTACTATCTTGGTGTTTTCTTTGGTACACCAATCATCACTAAAATTGTTGAAAAATTCAGTTGGCCAATGGCGTTTAACTTTTTAACTGTAGTATCAATCATTTCAATTGTATGTTCTTTTATATTTACAAAAAAATCGAAAGAGGGTAACTAA
- a CDS encoding Lrp/AsnC family transcriptional regulator: MDEVDNEILSLLKKDARMSIVAISKEVNMSRPSVKERIERLVENGVIDQFTIKLGKKFREEKICFFTEISDCRFSAEEALNYFKGEPSVLEFYILSGTVEYFVKAVAPNIDEMKVILGKWKKIGKIKSSIILEEYIQTDNDGKEM; encoded by the coding sequence ATGGATGAAGTGGATAATGAGATTTTAAGTCTTTTGAAAAAGGATGCTAGAATGTCAATTGTTGCAATTTCAAAGGAAGTTAATATGAGTCGGCCTAGTGTGAAAGAAAGAATTGAGCGCTTAGTTGAAAACGGTGTGATTGATCAATTTACAATTAAATTAGGGAAAAAATTTAGAGAAGAAAAAATTTGTTTTTTCACTGAAATAAGTGATTGTCGTTTTTCTGCAGAAGAAGCATTGAATTATTTTAAAGGTGAACCAAGTGTACTTGAATTTTATATTCTAAGTGGAACAGTAGAATATTTTGTTAAAGCTGTTGCACCTAATATAGATGAAATGAAAGTAATTCTAGGAAAATGGAAAAAAATAGGGAAAATCAAAAGTTCAATTATTTTAGAGGAATATATTCAAACTGATAACGATGGTAAAGAAATGTAG
- a CDS encoding ABC-F family ATP-binding cassette domain-containing protein, whose protein sequence is MSILTITDLNYELPDKVLYKDSSLRLNKGEHLGLTGKNGAGKSTLLKMIQGEILPDEGQIVWQNNLRISYLEQQLTYNEGDTIFDYLKKAFSHLYEMNDKIQELYITYAENYDDALLEEIGQYQEALENNDFYNIETEIERVATGLGISALGLDREVEALSGGQRSKVSLAKLLLEKADVFLLDEPTNYLDVEHITWLSDYLNQLEDSYIVISHDRDFLNRVTNCICDIEFQTLTKYSGNFEAAMKQKEAQQEHLHREYEKQQKEIDKLENYIRKYKAGSRSTMAKSREKQLNRMERLTPLVSPKPGHFHFPYTASHGNLVVETKRLEIGYGKKALLPPINLLVQNGEKIAINGFNGIGKSTLLKTLIHEIPAINGEIELSKEAKISYFSQDLHWSNPHQSAFDWIKELYPKLNNKEVRRYLSRSGIVDDNVTKALDQLSGGEQTKVKLCGLTLKKSNFLILDEPTNHLDQGTKDGLKRALKDYEGTLIVVSHEPEFYDGLVEKVFDVENNQMKHV, encoded by the coding sequence ATGAGTATATTAACAATTACAGATTTAAATTATGAATTACCAGATAAAGTACTATATAAGGATAGTTCTTTAAGATTAAACAAAGGAGAACATCTTGGGTTGACTGGGAAAAATGGAGCCGGCAAATCAACGTTACTTAAGATGATTCAAGGTGAAATTCTCCCTGATGAAGGTCAGATTGTTTGGCAAAATAACCTAAGAATCTCTTATCTAGAGCAGCAATTAACTTATAATGAAGGAGACACTATCTTTGATTATCTAAAGAAAGCCTTTAGTCATTTATATGAGATGAATGATAAAATCCAAGAACTTTACATCACTTATGCAGAAAACTATGATGATGCTCTTTTGGAAGAAATTGGACAGTATCAAGAAGCATTAGAAAATAATGATTTCTATAACATTGAAACTGAAATTGAAAGAGTAGCAACAGGACTTGGCATTAGTGCTTTAGGATTAGATAGAGAAGTTGAAGCTTTAAGTGGTGGTCAACGTTCTAAAGTTTCACTAGCTAAACTATTACTTGAAAAAGCAGATGTTTTTCTTTTAGATGAGCCGACTAACTATTTGGATGTTGAACATATAACATGGTTATCTGATTACTTAAATCAACTAGAAGACAGCTATATTGTTATTTCCCATGACCGTGATTTTTTGAATCGAGTAACAAATTGTATTTGTGATATTGAATTTCAAACATTAACTAAATATAGTGGTAATTTTGAAGCAGCAATGAAACAAAAAGAAGCTCAACAAGAACATTTACATCGAGAGTACGAAAAGCAACAAAAAGAAATTGATAAACTAGAAAATTATATTCGTAAATATAAAGCAGGAAGTCGTTCTACGATGGCCAAAAGTCGTGAAAAACAATTAAATAGAATGGAGCGTTTAACGCCTCTTGTTTCACCTAAACCAGGTCATTTTCATTTTCCGTATACAGCTTCTCACGGTAATTTAGTAGTAGAAACAAAACGATTAGAAATTGGTTATGGCAAGAAAGCTTTATTACCACCGATTAACTTACTTGTTCAAAACGGTGAAAAAATTGCTATTAATGGGTTTAATGGAATCGGTAAATCAACTTTACTAAAAACATTAATCCACGAAATACCAGCGATAAATGGAGAGATTGAATTATCTAAAGAAGCTAAAATTAGCTATTTCTCTCAAGATTTACATTGGTCAAATCCACATCAATCAGCATTTGATTGGATTAAAGAACTGTATCCTAAATTAAACAATAAAGAAGTCAGACGTTATCTTTCAAGAAGTGGGATAGTAGATGATAATGTAACTAAAGCTTTAGATCAACTAAGTGGGGGAGAGCAAACTAAAGTTAAACTTTGTGGTTTAACGCTCAAAAAAAGCAATTTCCTTATTTTAGATGAGCCGACTAACCATTTAGATCAGGGAACAAAAGATGGCTTGAAACGTGCTTTGAAAGATTATGAAGGTACTTTAATAGTAGTATCCCATGAGCCAGAATTCTATGATGGTTTAGTTGAAAAAGTATTTGATGTAGAAAATAATCAAATGAAACATGTATAG
- the ppdK gene encoding pyruvate, phosphate dikinase: protein MTKRVYSFKEGNAEMKGLLGGKGANLAEMTRLGLPVPNGFTISTEACMDYLNNGRQFTDELKEEIEAYLKQLEEESGKAFNSKENMMLLSVRSGSKFSMPGMMDTVLNLGLNDENVKHLAEITEDETFAYDCYRRLLQMFGDVVYGIDTSHFENFLEFYKRKHRVQLDSDLTAEQLKEIVHEYKRIYLEIKKQEFPQDPKEQLFAAVIAVFSSWNNERAKVYRKLHNIADDLGTAVNIQLMVFGNSGNQSGTGVAFTRNPSTGENKLFGEYLINAQGEDVVAGIRTPSPISELKESMPEIYQEFLEMGELLEKHYGDMQDIEFTIENQKLYLLQTRNGKRTAHAAFKIAVDLVEEGLKTKEGAILSLDPQSVNQLLHPVFVEEALKTADKISSVGLPASPGSATGKICFDAGTAKEWSDRGEKVILVRQETSPEDIGGMVVSEAIVTSRGGMTSHAAVVARGMGTCCVAGCSELEIDEFLKIVKYPNGELHEGDVISVDGTNGDLYVGEVELTLSEKNEDFETIMAWSKEFSRLAIRMNAETKSDIKTGIAFDASGIGLVRTEHMFFAPERLIEMRRFIISQKSEERTKALETILAYQIDDFKEIFSTIEGKSTVIRLLDPPLHEFVPSKQQDVERVATEMGISYEFLNGRINELHEINPMLGHRGCRLAVTYPELYIMQAEAIIRSAIALKNENGLDVAPEIMIPLVGMDGELRLLKEKIEAHIEQIIATEKATVSYTVGTMIELPRACLIADDLAKEADFFSFGTNDLTQMTFGFSRDDAAKYINQYVAGGILPVDPFQTLDVSGVGELIRIAVEKTRQTKPNMKIGVCGELGGDPLSIEFFDQLGLDYVSCSPYRVPVAYLAAAQSAIRLKNK, encoded by the coding sequence ATGACAAAGCGTGTCTACAGTTTTAAAGAAGGTAATGCAGAAATGAAAGGGCTTTTGGGTGGTAAGGGCGCAAACCTTGCTGAAATGACCCGATTAGGATTACCGGTACCCAACGGATTTACCATCTCGACGGAAGCTTGCATGGATTATTTAAATAATGGTCGTCAGTTTACTGATGAATTAAAAGAAGAAATTGAAGCTTACTTAAAACAATTAGAAGAAGAATCTGGAAAAGCATTTAACAGTAAAGAAAACATGATGTTACTATCTGTCCGTAGTGGTTCTAAATTTTCAATGCCAGGAATGATGGATACGGTTTTAAATTTAGGATTGAATGATGAAAACGTGAAACACTTAGCAGAGATTACAGAAGATGAAACATTTGCTTATGATTGTTATCGTCGATTATTACAAATGTTTGGTGATGTTGTTTATGGTATTGATACGTCACATTTTGAAAATTTCTTAGAGTTTTATAAGAGAAAACATCGTGTTCAATTAGATTCTGATTTAACAGCAGAGCAATTAAAAGAAATTGTTCATGAATACAAACGAATTTATTTAGAAATTAAGAAACAAGAATTTCCACAAGATCCAAAAGAACAGTTATTTGCAGCAGTGATTGCTGTATTTAGTTCATGGAATAATGAGCGTGCTAAAGTTTACCGTAAATTGCATAATATTGCAGATGACTTAGGAACAGCAGTTAACATCCAGCTAATGGTCTTTGGTAATAGTGGTAATCAAAGTGGAACAGGGGTTGCATTTACTAGAAACCCATCAACAGGAGAAAATAAATTATTTGGAGAGTATTTAATTAACGCTCAAGGAGAAGACGTTGTAGCAGGAATCAGAACACCATCTCCAATCTCTGAATTAAAAGAGTCTATGCCTGAAATTTATCAAGAGTTCTTAGAAATGGGAGAGCTTCTTGAAAAACATTATGGTGATATGCAAGATATTGAGTTTACGATTGAAAATCAAAAATTATACTTACTTCAAACGCGTAATGGTAAAAGAACAGCTCATGCTGCCTTTAAAATTGCTGTTGATTTAGTAGAAGAAGGATTGAAAACAAAAGAAGGGGCAATCTTAAGTTTAGACCCTCAATCAGTTAATCAACTTCTTCACCCAGTGTTCGTAGAAGAAGCTTTAAAAACAGCAGATAAAATTTCGTCAGTTGGTTTACCAGCAAGTCCAGGTTCAGCAACAGGTAAAATTTGCTTTGACGCAGGAACTGCTAAAGAATGGTCAGACAGAGGTGAAAAAGTTATCTTAGTTCGTCAAGAAACATCACCAGAAGATATTGGTGGAATGGTTGTCAGTGAAGCCATTGTAACTAGTCGTGGTGGGATGACATCTCATGCTGCTGTTGTAGCTAGAGGAATGGGTACTTGTTGTGTAGCAGGTTGTAGTGAGTTAGAAATTGATGAATTCTTAAAAATCGTTAAATACCCAAATGGTGAATTACATGAAGGCGACGTTATTTCAGTTGATGGGACAAATGGTGATCTTTATGTAGGTGAAGTTGAATTAACATTATCTGAGAAAAATGAAGACTTTGAAACAATTATGGCTTGGTCTAAAGAGTTTTCACGTTTAGCTATTAGAATGAATGCTGAAACTAAATCAGATATCAAAACAGGAATCGCATTTGATGCGAGTGGTATTGGTTTAGTTAGAACAGAGCATATGTTCTTTGCACCAGAAAGATTGATTGAAATGCGTCGCTTTATTATTTCTCAAAAATCAGAAGAAAGAACGAAAGCATTAGAAACGATTTTAGCTTATCAAATTGATGATTTTAAAGAAATATTCTCAACGATTGAAGGCAAATCAACAGTTATTCGTTTATTAGATCCACCTTTACATGAGTTTGTTCCAAGTAAACAACAAGACGTTGAACGCGTTGCAACAGAGATGGGAATTAGTTATGAATTTTTAAATGGTAGAATTAATGAATTACATGAAATTAATCCTATGCTAGGCCATCGTGGTTGCCGTTTAGCAGTTACTTATCCAGAACTATACATCATGCAAGCAGAGGCTATTATTCGAAGCGCTATTGCTCTTAAGAATGAAAACGGATTAGACGTAGCACCTGAAATTATGATACCATTGGTGGGAATGGACGGAGAATTACGTCTATTGAAAGAAAAAATTGAAGCACATATCGAGCAAATTATTGCTACTGAAAAAGCAACAGTTTCATACACAGTGGGTACGATGATTGAATTACCAAGAGCTTGTCTAATTGCTGATGATTTAGCTAAAGAAGCAGATTTCTTTAGTTTTGGAACAAATGATTTAACTCAAATGACATTTGGTTTTTCTCGTGATGATGCAGCTAAATACATTAATCAATATGTGGCAGGTGGCATATTACCAGTCGATCCTTTCCAAACATTAGATGTGAGTGGAGTAGGAGAATTAATTAGAATCGCTGTTGAAAAGACAAGACAAACAAAACCAAATATGAAAATTGGTGTTTGTGGGGAACTTGGAGGAGACCCACTTTCAATCGAGTTCTTTGATCAGTTAGGATTAGATTATGTCTCATGTTCGCCATACCGTGTACCAGTTGCTTACCTTGCAGCAGCTCAAAGTGCTATTCGATTGAAAAATAAGTAA
- a CDS encoding helix-turn-helix transcriptional regulator produces the protein MELSERQKAIIEIVKANEPISGDKIAESLGLTKPTLRSDLAVLTMTGVLDARPKVGYIYSGLSFEPLLHEQLFETKVEALMTPSIIVFPKTTVRDATTSLFMYDSGSLYVTDETTGDLIGLVSRKDLLRSLLNNQDNDLSVAVIMTRMPNIIVSYPEMSVLEAGRLLTKHEVDSLPVVEIKGSKKVIGKISKTRIMEHFIKMGSERN, from the coding sequence ATGGAATTAAGTGAACGTCAAAAAGCGATTATTGAAATTGTGAAAGCAAATGAACCTATTAGTGGTGATAAAATTGCTGAATCTTTAGGGTTAACAAAGCCTACCCTAAGAAGTGATTTGGCCGTCTTAACCATGACGGGTGTGTTGGATGCTCGTCCTAAAGTTGGCTATATTTACTCAGGATTAAGCTTTGAGCCATTGCTTCATGAACAATTATTTGAAACAAAAGTTGAAGCGCTGATGACACCAAGTATTATCGTGTTTCCTAAAACAACAGTGAGAGATGCAACAACCTCATTGTTTATGTATGATAGTGGTTCATTGTATGTAACGGATGAAACAACAGGTGATTTAATTGGATTGGTTTCAAGAAAAGATTTGCTTAGAAGTTTACTAAATAATCAAGACAATGATTTATCTGTTGCAGTTATTATGACAAGAATGCCAAATATCATTGTAAGTTATCCAGAGATGAGCGTTTTAGAAGCTGGTCGATTGCTAACTAAGCATGAGGTAGATTCACTACCAGTAGTTGAGATCAAGGGATCTAAAAAAGTAATTGGAAAAATTTCTAAAACACGCATTATGGAACACTTTATAAAAATGGGGAGCGAAAGAAACTAA
- a CDS encoding pyruvate, water dikinase regulatory protein, producing the protein MNKLREKHYRQVRMFVISDSIGETAQRVINAVLAQFPDLTDYEVKKFPFVDSKEVLTNILADALKEKAIVVTTLVDEELNQLCADFSRRTGLEHVDYMSPLVNIISERTQTTPTHKSGTLYQMDEDYFNRVEAIEFSVRYDDGKDPKGFAKSDIVILGISRTSKTPLSMYLANRSFKVSNLPLIPEVPIPKELFQVDGKRIIGLTADPEYIRKVRQSRLVSLGLTGSSSYVSLERIKEELKFSQELYQKLGATVINVENKSIEESAQLIEEHSKQNQ; encoded by the coding sequence ATGAATAAATTAAGAGAAAAACACTATAGACAAGTTAGAATGTTTGTTATTTCAGATTCGATTGGAGAAACAGCACAGCGCGTAATTAATGCGGTTTTAGCTCAATTTCCAGATTTAACTGATTACGAGGTAAAAAAATTTCCATTTGTGGATTCAAAGGAAGTTTTAACAAATATATTGGCAGATGCGCTGAAAGAAAAAGCGATTGTTGTTACTACTTTAGTTGACGAAGAACTGAACCAATTATGTGCGGATTTTTCAAGAAGAACTGGTTTAGAGCACGTAGATTATATGTCGCCACTCGTTAATATTATCTCAGAAAGAACACAAACAACACCAACTCATAAAAGTGGAACCTTGTATCAAATGGATGAGGATTACTTTAATCGTGTGGAGGCGATTGAGTTTTCTGTTCGTTATGATGATGGAAAAGATCCTAAGGGATTTGCTAAATCTGATATAGTGATTTTAGGAATTTCAAGAACGTCTAAAACACCATTAAGTATGTATTTAGCAAACCGTTCATTTAAAGTTTCAAACTTGCCACTAATTCCAGAAGTTCCGATTCCAAAAGAGTTATTCCAAGTTGATGGAAAAAGAATCATTGGTTTAACAGCTGATCCAGAGTATATTAGAAAAGTTAGACAATCTCGTCTAGTGTCATTAGGTCTGACAGGTAGTTCTTCTTATGTTTCATTGGAGAGAATCAAAGAAGAATTGAAATTTTCTCAAGAGTTGTATCAAAAATTAGGGGCAACTGTTATTAATGTAGAAAATAAATCAATTGAAGAATCTGCTCAACTAATTGAAGAGCACTCAAAACAAAATCAATAA
- a CDS encoding DUF2179 domain-containing protein, giving the protein MLDWLILFQIFIINFTYITLNTIRFMLTMKGYRVIAPLVSMVEITIYIVGLSLVLNHIDSPLNIFVYALGYAVGISVGIRIEDYLALGYIMVTAIIPDDDLKPILSAEIRNAGYGVTKSYGEGKDGRRVILEILTPRKDERALYKLIKELDERAFIISHEPKYISGGFWTKKIRKKAK; this is encoded by the coding sequence ATTTTGGATTGGTTAATTTTATTTCAAATTTTTATCATTAATTTCACGTACATTACCCTAAATACCATTCGTTTCATGTTAACAATGAAAGGATATCGAGTGATTGCCCCACTTGTTAGTATGGTGGAAATCACCATTTACATTGTTGGTTTATCCCTTGTATTAAATCACATCGATAGTCCACTAAACATCTTTGTTTATGCACTTGGGTACGCTGTTGGAATTAGTGTTGGCATTCGAATTGAAGATTACTTAGCACTTGGCTACATCATGGTAACAGCCATTATTCCTGATGATGATTTAAAACCTATTTTAAGTGCAGAAATTAGAAATGCTGGTTACGGGGTTACCAAGAGTTATGGAGAAGGAAAAGATGGTCGTCGTGTTATTTTAGAAATCCTAACACCAAGAAAAGATGAACGAGCTCTATACAAACTAATTAAAGAATTGGATGAACGTGCTTTTATTATTTCTCATGAACCTAAATACATATCTGGTGGTTTCTGGACCAAAAAAATTAGAAAAAAAGCAAAATAA
- a CDS encoding glycerol-3-phosphate dehydrogenase/oxidase, whose protein sequence is MLFSNKERIEHLEEMSRNELDVLVIGGGITGAGIILDGVGRGLDVGLVEMRDFSSGTSSRSTKLVHGGLRYLAQFDVKTVAEAGQERAVVYENAPHVTTPLKMVLPFYAKGTFGSFTTSIGLDIYDRLARVKKDERKFMLDKEESLEREPYLRKDGLKGTGVYVEYRTDDSRLTLETIKKANELGGLIANYAKVIKLLYSNTTGKIIGVTVLDTINQKEYRIYAKRVINAAGPWVDKIREMDNSKKGKFLHLTKGVHVVVDSAKFPISNSIYFDTPFNDGRMMFAIPRENKVYIGTTDTFYEKNPAEPEIKREDVTYIINGVNQMFDIEPLSIDDVESAWAGVRPLIHEDGKDPSEISRRDEIFVSEKGLYSIAGGKLTGYRKMAEEIVDKVLKDMAKDHEAEYISCQTKYQVLSGGEVGGSLGFDEFLRDGIRIGTENYNLPEDVAIRLTHRYGANVTKVYDYLMETNETNLDDETYAMLRYGLEEEMVLHPIDFLLRRSSMMLFNINRCLETKEAVINYMSQYYNWDEETTERMTQEVEEEIKRHKHYHI, encoded by the coding sequence ATGTTATTTTCAAATAAAGAAAGAATAGAACACTTAGAAGAAATGTCCCGCAATGAACTGGATGTTTTAGTTATTGGTGGAGGTATCACTGGGGCAGGAATTATTTTAGATGGTGTAGGACGTGGTTTAGATGTTGGGTTGGTTGAAATGCGAGACTTTTCATCTGGCACATCAAGTCGTTCAACAAAATTGGTTCATGGCGGATTAAGATATTTAGCACAGTTTGATGTCAAAACAGTTGCTGAAGCGGGTCAAGAAAGAGCAGTTGTTTATGAAAATGCACCTCATGTGACAACTCCTTTAAAAATGGTTTTACCATTTTATGCAAAAGGCACATTTGGTTCTTTTACAACTTCAATTGGCTTAGATATCTATGACCGACTAGCTAGAGTAAAAAAAGATGAACGTAAATTTATGTTAGATAAAGAAGAATCGTTAGAAAGAGAACCCTATTTAAGAAAAGATGGCTTAAAAGGAACTGGTGTTTATGTTGAGTATCGAACTGATGATAGTCGACTAACGCTTGAAACTATCAAAAAAGCAAATGAATTGGGAGGCTTAATTGCGAACTACGCAAAAGTGATTAAACTTCTTTATAGCAACACGACAGGAAAGATTATTGGTGTAACTGTTTTAGATACGATTAATCAAAAAGAATACCGTATTTATGCAAAACGTGTCATCAATGCAGCAGGTCCTTGGGTAGATAAAATTAGAGAGATGGACAATTCTAAAAAAGGAAAATTCCTTCATTTAACAAAAGGCGTTCACGTTGTAGTCGATAGTGCTAAATTCCCAATTTCAAACTCAATTTACTTTGATACACCTTTTAACGATGGTAGAATGATGTTTGCTATTCCAAGGGAAAATAAAGTTTATATCGGAACAACAGATACATTCTATGAAAAAAATCCAGCTGAACCTGAAATCAAGCGAGAAGATGTGACTTATATTATTAATGGTGTCAATCAAATGTTTGATATTGAACCATTATCAATTGATGATGTGGAGTCTGCTTGGGCAGGAGTGAGACCTTTAATTCATGAAGATGGAAAAGATCCTTCTGAAATTTCAAGACGTGATGAAATCTTTGTTTCAGAAAAAGGTCTTTATTCTATTGCTGGAGGTAAGTTAACTGGTTACCGTAAAATGGCAGAAGAAATTGTTGATAAAGTCTTAAAAGATATGGCGAAGGACCACGAGGCTGAGTACATTTCATGTCAAACAAAATATCAAGTTCTATCTGGTGGAGAAGTTGGTGGTAGCCTTGGTTTCGATGAATTTTTAAGAGATGGTATCCGAATTGGAACTGAAAACTACAACTTACCAGAAGATGTAGCAATCAGATTAACTCATCGTTATGGTGCTAATGTGACTAAAGTTTATGATTATTTAATGGAAACAAATGAAACGAATTTAGATGATGAAACATACGCTATGCTTCGTTACGGCTTAGAAGAAGAAATGGTATTACATCCAATTGATTTTCTACTTAGAAGAAGTAGTATGATGCTCTTTAACATTAATAGATGTCTAGAGACAAAAGAGGCAGTTATTAATTATATGAGTCAGTATTATAATTGGGATGAAGAAACAACTGAACGAATGACTCAAGAAGTAGAAGAAGAAATTAAACGTCACAAACACTATCATATTTAG
- a CDS encoding alpha/beta fold hydrolase, with translation MQKIISSTDGSPIFYQTIGSGEPLFFIHGNSGSHQYFKRQVDYFKQHYQLILMDTRDHGYSKNNANKLTFGQIMNDMKVILNNEKIKQTALFGFSDGANIALTFAAHNQKFVSKMVLVSPNITFNQLTPTQRVLSNNLYWMAKNVLRSEKKSRVFQLARKDLPILPEQAKHIEVPSLFVLGDHDIVKPEKLGSFVKKLPNATLEIIKNCGHSVPRLKPEQLNKLSLNFLTKNAAQI, from the coding sequence ATGCAAAAAATAATTTCATCAACTGATGGTTCTCCCATCTTTTACCAAACAATTGGCAGCGGTGAACCACTCTTTTTTATTCATGGTAATAGTGGTAGTCATCAATATTTCAAACGCCAAGTGGATTATTTTAAACAGCATTATCAGCTCATTCTGATGGATACAAGAGATCATGGCTATTCAAAAAATAATGCCAATAAATTAACCTTTGGTCAGATTATGAATGATATGAAAGTCATCTTAAATAATGAAAAAATTAAACAAACTGCTTTGTTTGGATTTAGTGATGGAGCAAATATTGCCTTAACGTTTGCAGCTCATAATCAAAAATTCGTTAGTAAAATGGTACTTGTTTCACCTAATATTACGTTTAACCAGCTCACTCCTACTCAAAGAGTTTTATCAAATAATTTGTACTGGATGGCTAAAAACGTTTTACGATCTGAAAAAAAATCAAGAGTTTTTCAATTAGCTAGAAAAGACTTACCCATTTTACCGGAACAAGCAAAACACATTGAAGTCCCTTCTTTATTTGTATTAGGAGACCATGACATTGTTAAACCTGAAAAATTAGGCTCATTTGTCAAAAAACTCCCTAATGCTACCTTAGAAATCATCAAGAATTGTGGACATTCTGTTCCAAGACTAAAACCAGAGCAACTAAATAAACTCAGTTTAAATTTCTTAACAAAAAATGCCGCTCAGATTTAA